In the genome of Methanobrevibacter olleyae, one region contains:
- a CDS encoding indolepyruvate ferredoxin oxidoreductase subunit alpha has protein sequence MSTVIIDASKCENADCGECVDMCPMEIFSLEGDKIVTDHEDECTLCEVCVDICPNDCITIKDE, from the coding sequence ATGTCAACTGTTATTATTGATGCAAGTAAATGTGAAAATGCAGACTGTGGTGAATGTGTAGATATGTGTCCTATGGAAATCTTTTCCTTAGAGGGTGATAAAATTGTAACTGATCATGAAGATGAATGTACTTTATGCGAAGTTTGTGTCGACATCTGCCCTAATGACTGTATTACTATCAAAGATGAATAA
- a CDS encoding isopentenyl phosphate kinase — protein sequence MIILKIGGSILTEKDSTEPKVDYDNLNRIAEEIQESLYADEISNDLIDGLVIVHGAGSFGHPPAKKYKIGEPFEIEDYLEKRIGFAEIQNEVKKLNSIICESLIAHGIPCIAIPPSSFITTHNKRIYDFDLDLLKTYIREGFIPVLFGDVVIDDEVKIAVISGDQILQYIAKFLKSDRIVLGTDVAGVYTKNPKTHDDAVHIDEVNSIEDIKFLESTTNVDVTGGMVGKVKELLDLADYGISSEIINANEKGAIAKALQGMEVNGTNICRK from the coding sequence ATGATTATTTTAAAAATTGGTGGAAGTATATTAACTGAAAAGGATTCAACAGAACCAAAAGTGGATTATGACAATTTAAATAGGATTGCAGAGGAAATCCAAGAATCATTATATGCCGATGAAATTAGTAATGATTTAATTGATGGTTTAGTTATTGTTCATGGTGCCGGTTCTTTCGGACATCCTCCTGCTAAAAAGTATAAAATTGGCGAACCTTTTGAAATAGAGGACTATCTTGAGAAAAGAATTGGATTTGCAGAGATTCAAAATGAGGTTAAAAAGCTAAACTCCATAATATGTGAATCTTTAATTGCACATGGTATTCCATGTATTGCTATACCTCCATCCTCTTTTATCACTACACATAATAAAAGAATATATGATTTTGACCTTGATTTATTAAAAACTTATATTAGAGAAGGTTTCATTCCAGTTCTCTTTGGAGATGTTGTTATAGATGATGAGGTAAAAATAGCTGTTATCTCTGGAGATCAAATACTTCAATATATTGCTAAATTCTTGAAATCCGATAGAATTGTTCTTGGAACTGATGTTGCAGGTGTTTACACTAAAAATCCTAAAACCCATGATGATGCAGTTCATATTGATGAGGTAAATTCTATTGAAGATATTAAATTTTTAGAATCCACTACTAATGTTGATGTAACTGGCGGTATGGTTGGTAAAGTAAAAGAGCTTTTAGATTTAGCAGACTATGGTATTTCCTCTGAGATTATTAATGCTAATGAAAAGGGAGCTATTGCTAAAGCTTTACAAGGTATGGAAGTAAATGGAACTAATATTTGTAGAAAATAA
- a CDS encoding 30S ribosomal protein S9 produces MKVVHTSGKRKTAVARGTVREGTGKVRINKVPLELYSPELARLKLTEPLELAGEVANNVDISIRVNGGGVIGQAEAARMVIAKGLVQWTQDMDLKEIYTHYDRTMLVGDPRRSEPKKYGGPGARARKQKSYR; encoded by the coding sequence ATGAAAGTTGTTCATACTAGCGGTAAGCGTAAAACAGCTGTTGCAAGAGGTACTGTAAGAGAGGGTACTGGTAAAGTAAGAATTAATAAAGTTCCTTTAGAACTTTATTCTCCAGAACTTGCACGTTTAAAATTAACTGAACCATTAGAATTAGCTGGAGAAGTTGCAAACAATGTAGACATCTCTATTAGAGTTAATGGTGGAGGAGTTATTGGCCAAGCTGAAGCTGCACGTATGGTAATTGCAAAGGGTTTAGTACAATGGACTCAAGACATGGATTTAAAAGAGATTTACACTCATTATGACAGAACCATGTTAGTAGGTGACCCAAGACGTTCTGAACCTAAAAAGTACGGCGGTCCTGGAGCTAGAGCTCGTAAACAAAAAAGTTACAGATAA
- the amrB gene encoding AmmeMemoRadiSam system protein B, which yields MIREPAFAGAFYENNVKYLVESIEDCFRHKLGFGEIPKLSRINKEKQVNAVMVPHAGYVYSGPTATHAYSKIVQDGYPETFIILCPNHTGFGADVSVFNEGSWIVPNGVCDIDNELANSIIKNSNFAKADFLAHQREHSCEVHLPFLKYFSSDFKIVPISMMDQSIEASADLANSIYESSQDLGRKITLIDSTDLSHFKSQEKTVEHDGLVFNEVKSGNTKGLYEIVKKEQITMCGYGPTMVSMEYSKKLNQRNFEILQHSTSGDITLDYASVVGYGSGVWTD from the coding sequence ATGATTAGAGAACCTGCATTTGCTGGTGCATTTTATGAGAATAATGTAAAATATTTAGTAGAATCAATTGAGGACTGTTTTAGACATAAATTGGGATTTGGAGAAATACCTAAACTATCAAGAATCAATAAAGAAAAACAAGTAAATGCAGTTATGGTTCCACATGCAGGTTATGTTTACTCTGGTCCAACTGCTACTCATGCTTACTCTAAAATAGTTCAAGATGGATATCCAGAAACCTTTATTATTCTTTGTCCTAATCATACTGGCTTTGGAGCGGATGTTTCAGTATTTAATGAAGGGTCATGGATTGTACCAAATGGTGTTTGTGATATAGATAATGAACTTGCAAATAGCATTATTAAAAATTCTAATTTTGCTAAAGCTGATTTTCTAGCTCATCAAAGAGAGCATAGCTGTGAAGTTCACCTTCCTTTTTTAAAGTACTTCTCAAGTGACTTTAAAATAGTTCCTATTTCTATGATGGATCAATCTATTGAAGCATCAGCTGATTTAGCAAATTCAATCTATGAGTCTAGTCAGGATTTAGGAAGAAAAATCACCCTAATTGATAGCACTGATTTATCTCATTTCAAGTCTCAGGAAAAGACAGTTGAACATGATGGGCTTGTGTTTAATGAAGTGAAAAGTGGAAATACTAAAGGTCTTTATGAAATCGTTAAAAAAGAACAAATTACTATGTGTGGATACGGTCCAACTATGGTAAGTATGGAGTATTCTAAAAAATTAAATCAGAGAAACTTTGAAATTTTACAACATTCAACAAGTGGTGATATAACTTTAGACTATGCATCAGTTGTTGGCTATGGCTCTGGGGTTTGGACTGATTGA
- the mvk gene encoding mevalonate kinase, with translation MKKISVASAPGKTILFGEHSVVYDEPAIAGAVNKRATVSLCKSHNNYSTLKSNDLGFEVIMNTRRGTYTLKRGKPGIIRYILNAMGKFHDHTSIDMDLSLNLPIGSGLGSSAAVTVATIAALHHYHGVDFNKETLAKEAHAVEEEVQGIASPLDTLVSTYGGLVYLSREKRIVPFDNNLDAPFVIGYTSKYGNTGKVVKKVKTLKNNYPELVNPIIDTMGKIANEARVAILKNDIDKIADLMNLNQGLLDSLGVNTYELSRMIYTARDNGAVASKITGSGGGGSIISLCREDNVDEVAEAINVEDRTIKVKFSKDGVLVNRKSPPLS, from the coding sequence ATGAAAAAAATATCAGTAGCTTCTGCACCAGGGAAAACAATTCTTTTTGGTGAACATTCCGTTGTATATGATGAACCTGCTATTGCAGGAGCAGTAAACAAAAGAGCTACAGTTAGTTTATGTAAATCTCATAATAATTACTCTACATTAAAGTCTAATGATTTAGGTTTTGAAGTTATTATGAATACTCGCCGAGGAACCTATACTCTAAAAAGAGGCAAACCTGGAATTATTCGTTATATATTAAATGCTATGGGTAAATTCCATGATCACACCTCTATTGATATGGATTTATCTCTCAATTTACCTATAGGCTCTGGTTTAGGATCTTCTGCTGCTGTAACTGTAGCTACAATTGCTGCTTTACATCATTACCATGGTGTTGATTTCAATAAAGAAACTCTTGCAAAAGAAGCACATGCTGTAGAAGAGGAGGTTCAGGGAATTGCTAGTCCTTTAGATACTTTGGTTAGTACATATGGAGGATTAGTTTATTTGTCTCGTGAAAAGAGGATAGTTCCTTTTGATAATAATTTAGATGCTCCCTTTGTTATAGGATATACTTCTAAATATGGAAATACTGGCAAAGTGGTTAAAAAGGTAAAAACATTGAAAAATAATTATCCAGAATTAGTAAATCCTATAATTGATACAATGGGAAAAATTGCAAATGAAGCAAGAGTAGCTATTTTAAAAAATGATATTGATAAAATAGCTGATTTAATGAATTTAAATCAAGGTTTACTTGATTCATTAGGTGTAAATACTTATGAATTATCTCGTATGATTTATACTGCTCGTGATAATGGGGCAGTTGCTTCTAAAATCACTGGTTCTGGTGGTGGTGGAAGTATTATCTCTTTATGCAGAGAAGATAATGTAGATGAAGTTGCAGAAGCAATTAACGTTGAAGATAGAACTATTAAAGTTAAATTCTCAAAGGATGGTGTCTTAGTAAATAGAAAATCCCCTCCCTTGTCTTAA
- a CDS encoding DNA-directed RNA polymerase subunit N yields MIPIRCISCGKPVSAYFDEYNRRLADGEESKDILDDMGITRYCCRRMLISHVETWE; encoded by the coding sequence ATGATACCTATACGATGTATAAGTTGTGGAAAACCCGTTTCTGCATATTTTGATGAATATAACCGTAGATTAGCTGATGGTGAGGAATCAAAAGATATTTTGGATGATATGGGTATTACAAGATATTGTTGTAGAAGAATGTTAATTTCTCATGTTGAAACTTGGGAATAA
- a CDS encoding DNA-directed RNA polymerase subunit K, with translation MAANKNNTKKLTRFEKARVLGARAIQLSMGAKPMQHKEVEKFIKSSKSHDPIDIATKELELGILPLNVRVKE, from the coding sequence ATGGCTGCAAATAAAAACAATACAAAAAAATTAACAAGATTCGAAAAAGCTAGAGTTTTAGGTGCAAGAGCTATTCAACTTTCAATGGGTGCTAAACCAATGCAGCATAAAGAAGTTGAAAAATTTATAAAAAGTTCAAAATCTCATGATCCTATTGATATAGCTACAAAAGAACTTGAATTAGGTATTTTACCTTTAAATGTTAGAGTCAAAGAATAA
- a CDS encoding 50S ribosomal protein L13, producing MIINGEGHILGRLASVVSKNLLEGEEIVVLNAEKIMLTGNKEWAYAKYKQRVDRASISNPRDLGPKYPRRPEDIFRRTVRGMLPMKKAKGKSAFKGFKAFVGIPEEYTDVELITMPEAEYKDIKKGMELGEISKLLGAKFE from the coding sequence ATGATTATTAACGGCGAAGGACATATTTTAGGAAGACTTGCTAGTGTAGTTAGTAAGAATCTTCTTGAAGGGGAAGAGATTGTAGTTCTCAATGCTGAAAAGATAATGTTAACTGGTAATAAAGAATGGGCTTATGCTAAGTACAAACAAAGAGTAGATAGAGCAAGTATCTCTAACCCTCGTGACTTAGGTCCTAAATACCCAAGAAGACCAGAAGATATATTCAGAAGAACCGTAAGAGGTATGTTACCTATGAAAAAAGCAAAAGGTAAAAGTGCTTTTAAAGGATTCAAAGCATTTGTAGGTATACCTGAAGAGTATACTGATGTTGAACTCATTACCATGCCTGAAGCTGAATATAAAGACATTAAAAAAGGAATGGAATTAGGAGAAATCTCTAAACTTTTAGGAGCTAAATTTGAATAA
- the eno gene encoding phosphopyruvate hydratase — MDSVIEDVRVRKILDSRGNPTVEVDIITWNGFGRAAAPSGASTGSREVVSFPEGGVSQVITDVEDLISSELIGMAAEDIEDIDEVLKEIDGTDNLSAIGGNTTVAVSMAAAKAAAMSYNLPLYNFLGGNFIKEIPYPLGNMMNGGAHAGSNAPDIQEFLVVPIGANDMVEAVFANVEIHKRLKELITKKDPNFTGGKGDEGGWIPNITNDQALEIQAQACEEVGDELGFIIKPGLDMASSEFWNSEEGKYVYGQDGIKRDIGDQVDYVKDLIDTYHMFYVEDPFDERDFEGFAELTAKVAKKCHICGDDLFVTNSELLAYGIEEKAANAIIIKPNQIGTLTDTYETVKLAKENDIMPIVSHRSGETCDETIAHLAVAFGAPMIKTGAIGGERIAKLNELIRIEEEMSNPRMANLF, encoded by the coding sequence TTGGATAGTGTAATCGAAGATGTTCGTGTTAGAAAAATTTTAGATAGTAGAGGAAATCCTACTGTTGAAGTGGATATAATTACTTGGAATGGATTTGGTAGAGCTGCTGCACCAAGTGGTGCTAGTACTGGTTCTAGGGAAGTTGTATCTTTCCCAGAAGGTGGAGTAAGCCAAGTAATCACTGATGTTGAAGATTTAATTTCCTCTGAACTTATTGGTATGGCTGCTGAAGATATTGAAGATATTGATGAAGTTCTTAAAGAAATTGATGGAACTGATAATTTATCTGCAATTGGTGGTAATACTACTGTAGCTGTTTCTATGGCTGCAGCTAAAGCAGCTGCTATGAGTTATAATTTGCCACTTTATAATTTCTTAGGTGGCAATTTTATTAAAGAAATACCTTATCCTTTAGGTAATATGATGAATGGTGGTGCTCATGCTGGTTCTAATGCACCAGATATTCAAGAGTTTTTAGTTGTTCCTATTGGAGCTAATGATATGGTAGAAGCAGTTTTTGCTAATGTAGAAATTCATAAACGATTAAAAGAACTCATAACTAAAAAAGATCCTAATTTCACTGGTGGAAAAGGTGATGAAGGTGGATGGATTCCGAATATTACTAATGATCAAGCTTTAGAAATTCAAGCTCAAGCTTGTGAAGAAGTAGGAGATGAGCTTGGTTTTATAATCAAACCTGGTTTAGACATGGCTTCATCTGAATTTTGGAACAGTGAAGAGGGTAAATATGTATATGGTCAAGATGGTATTAAAAGAGATATTGGAGACCAGGTTGACTATGTAAAAGACTTGATTGATACTTATCATATGTTTTATGTTGAAGATCCCTTTGATGAGAGAGATTTCGAAGGATTTGCAGAACTTACTGCAAAAGTAGCTAAGAAATGTCATATTTGTGGTGATGATTTATTCGTAACTAACAGTGAATTATTAGCTTATGGGATTGAAGAGAAAGCTGCAAATGCAATCATTATTAAACCTAACCAAATTGGTACTTTAACAGACACATATGAAACTGTGAAATTAGCTAAAGAAAATGATATTATGCCTATTGTTTCCCATAGGTCTGGAGAAACTTGTGATGAGACTATTGCTCATTTAGCAGTAGCATTTGGTGCTCCTATGATTAAAACTGGTGCAATAGGTGGAGAAAGAATAGCTAAATTAAATGAACTTATTAGAATTGAAGAAGAAATGTCTAATCCTAGAATGGCAAATTTGTTCTAA
- the rpsB gene encoding 30S ribosomal protein S2, whose amino-acid sequence MSDLLIPLEKYLAAGLHIGTQQKTSDMEKYIFRVRSDGLYVLDVRKTDERIKEVAKFLAKYDPDDILVVATRQYGQAPVKKFGEVTGCKTIPGRFIPGTLTNPQYAKFIEPKVIVVTDPRSDSQAILESKQNGIPVVGLCDSENLLANVDICVPSNNKGRKAIALIYWLLARQILRERGILGEDEDLDLESSDFELKF is encoded by the coding sequence GTGTCAGATTTATTAATCCCTTTAGAGAAGTATTTGGCTGCTGGGTTACATATTGGTACCCAACAAAAAACTAGTGACATGGAAAAATATATTTTCCGTGTAAGATCCGATGGTTTATATGTTTTAGATGTTCGTAAAACTGATGAAAGAATCAAAGAGGTTGCTAAATTTTTAGCAAAATACGACCCTGATGACATTTTAGTAGTAGCTACCCGTCAATATGGTCAAGCTCCTGTTAAAAAATTCGGTGAAGTAACTGGTTGTAAAACTATTCCTGGTAGATTCATCCCAGGTACTTTAACTAACCCACAATATGCTAAATTCATCGAACCTAAAGTTATTGTTGTAACTGACCCAAGATCCGACTCTCAAGCTATTTTAGAATCTAAACAAAATGGTATTCCAGTTGTAGGTTTATGCGATTCTGAAAACTTACTTGCTAATGTAGATATTTGTGTTCCATCTAACAACAAAGGTAGAAAAGCTATTGCTTTAATTTACTGGTTACTTGCAAGACAAATCTTAAGAGAAAGAGGAATTCTTGGAGAAGATGAAGATTTAGACTTAGAATCTTCTGACTTTGAATTAAAATTTTAG